Below is a window of Geomonas oryzisoli DNA.
AATGTGCAGCTATTTACGGAAGTTATCAAAACTCTTCTGTCAGCTGATGCTTCATTTGAACGGATACTGTATACAATTTTTACCCTGCTTTGTCAATTGTTGAAAGCGCCTGTAAAATGGCGCAGATCTGCCTCGAAAGAGTTGTTACTGTGGCGTTTTAGCTGGAATCAGTGCGGCTGGATCACTGTGAGGAAGAGCAAAGCATTAAGGAAATAAAATATATTGCGGATGAGTGTAGGCGGTGAACCTGGTGCCGCGCAGGTAGCCAACCAGGGTGATGCCGGCCTGATCGCAGATGCGGATGGCCATGTCGGTGGGAGAGGTGCGGGAAACGATGACGGCGATGCCGAGCAGCGCCGCCTTGGCGGCCATCTCGGCGGAGACACGGCCTGAGGTGGCCAGGATGGTGCCGGCGAGGGGGATTCCCTTCAGCAAGGCCTCCCCTGCCAGGCGGTCGATGGTGTTGTGCCTGCCCAGGTCCTCGGCGTGCAGGACGAGGGTCCCGTCAAGTGCGCCGATGGCTGCGGAGTGGACGCCGCCGTGGCTCTTGTAGCTGGTGGAGTGCAGCGCGAGTTGCTTCATCAGTTCGAAGATGGCCGGGACCGAAACCTGCTCCCTGGTACCCCCCACCCTCACACCGGCAGCTTCCGGCAGCGAAAAGGTGATGCCGGTGCCGCACCCGGAGGTTAACACCGGTTTCAGTTCCTTCGGGATCTCCCCCTTGATGCGGACGTTGGCGATGCCGTAGTCGTTGCAAACGCTCAACACCAGGAAGTCGTCCAGGTGCGAGACGAATCCCTGCAGGCGCAGGAAGCCCGCCACCAGGAAGCGCAGGTCGTGGGGCGAGGCGACCAGCGTGACCAGCTCGCGGTCGTTGACCCGCAGCACCAAGGGGAATTCCCGCACCACGTCGACCTCGCCGCGCAGCACTTTTCCATCGTTGTAGGTAGTAACTTGTGTCATACGCTGTCCCAAAGTCCCTTCCCCAGGAGGGGGAGGGACAGGGAGGGAGAAAAGCCATGGAGTTCCCCCCTCCCAGCCTCCCCCCTCCGGGGGGAGGGGTAACGGCTGGCGGTGTTTTTCATCATCGTATGCCGCCGATGCAGAGGTACTTGATCTCGAGAAATTCCTCGATGCCGTACCTGGAACCTTCCCGCCCGATGCCGGACTCCTTGATGCCGCCAAAGGGAGCCACCACCGTGGAGATGAGACCTGTGTTGATGCCGATGATGCCGGACTCGATCGCTTCGGCAACCCGCCAGACCCGCGTGACGTCGCGGCTGTAGAAGTAGGCGCACAGACCGAACTCAGTGTCGTTGGCCAAACGGACCGCTTCCTCCTCGGTACTGAAGCGGAACAGGGGAGCCACCGGGCCGAAGGTCTCTTCCCGGGCGATGTGCATCTCCGGCGTCACGCCGGCGAGGACGGTAGGCTCGAAGAAGCACCCTCCCAGGGCATGGCGGTTGCCGCCGGTGACGACACGGGCTCCCTTGGACAGGGCGTCGCCGATATGCTCCTCGACCTTCTCCACTGCCGCCATGTCGATCAGCGGCCCCTGCTGGGTCTCGCCCTTCAGCCCGTCCCCCACCTTCAGCTGGGCGACCGACTGCGCCAGCTTCTCGGCAAAGCGGTCGTAGATCCCTTCCTGCACCAGGAACCGGTTGGTGCAGACGCAGGTCTGGCCGGTGTTGCGGTACTTGGAGATCAGCGCCCCTTCAACGGCGGCATCGAGATCGGCATCGTCGAAGACGATGAAGGGGGCGTTGCCGCCCAGTTCCAGGGAAACCTTCTTGACCGTCCCGGCGCACTGGGCCATCAGCTTCTTGCCGACCTCGGTGGAACCGGTAAAGGTGAGCTTGCGCACCAGCGGGTTCCCGGTCATCTCCCCCCCGATGGCCGCCGCGGAGCCGGTGACGACGGAAAAGACGCCTTCCGGGACCCCGGCGCGTTGCGCCAACACCGCCAGCGCGAGGGCCGAGTATGGGGTCGCCGTGGCAGGCTTCACCACGATGGTGCATCCTGCCGCCAGTGCAGGCCCCACTTTCCTGGTGATCATGGCGGAGGGAAAGTTCCAGGGGGTGATGGCGGCGCATACGCCGACCGGTTCCTTGAGGACCACGATCCGCTTGCCGGCCTGATCCGACGGGATCACGTCCCCGTAGACCCTTTTCCCCTCTTCGGCAAACCATTCCAGGAACGAAGCGGCGTACACCGTCTCGCCGCGCGCCTCGGCCAATGGTTTCCCCTGTTCCGCCGTCATCAGCACGGCCAGGTCGTCCTGGTGCTCAAGCAGCAGGTCGGCCCAGCGCCTGATGATTACCGACCGCTCTTGTGCGGTCCTTGCGCGCCAGGATGGCAGGGCGGCATGGGCCGCCTCGATGGCACGACGAGCCTCGGCGCCTCCCATCTTGGGAACGGTACCCAGTTTTTCCCCGGTGGCGGGGTTCATGACGTCCACGGTCTCGCCGCTGTCAGCACCGGTCCAGGCGCCGTTGATGAAACAAAGCTGGTGAAATAGACCTTTGTCCTTGAGCTTTAGCATCGGCTCCTCCCGTCAAAGTATTCTCTGATGGGCGGCAGTCATGGTGTATACCTGATAGCCGCCCTTGCGGCAACAGAAACATGCCGCCTCTGTCCTCTGTCGCCGTGAGCGGGTGAGACCACCCGTGCACGACAATGCCCCCCTCGAAGTCGAAGAGGGCATGTCCCCTGCCGCCAGGCACGCCATCATCCCGGTCCGGCGCTAAGGCGCCTGCAGAACGGTACGCACCAGGTAGTTGGCCGCATAGATGTAGTCATCGACGTAATCGCGGCGGCCGTCTTTGTTGAGGTCGAAACGCGGACGCGCCGCGGTCCCCCGCTCCTTCAGGAAACGCATGAAATCAGCCTCCTTCACCGGCCGCTTCCCCGGCACCAGGACAACCTTGGGCGCCACCGTCAGCGGGAACTCCTGCCGCAATCCGCTGTAGAGCATGGCGACGTCCGCCTTCACCACATCCCGCTTCGGCCGTGCCTGTATCTCCCACCCCGCCTCGGTGCGCCGGTGCGAGACGTAGGTGCAGCCGCTGAAGGTGAAGCTGGGGGTGGCCTCCCCGGTCACCATGGTGATGACGAGTGTCACCGTCGACTTGCCGTCGGCGAAGGCAATTGGAGGGATTTGGCGGTAGCCAGCTGGGGCATCCTGAGTGAAGAGGGCGATCAGGTTGGCCGGGGTACGCTCCCCCTGGAAAGACTTGAACCGGTCCAAAACGCTGGCGATGACGACCGGCGAGGTTACCTGCGGCGGGGGCGCAGGTGTCTCGGGGCGGACCGGGGCTTCCTGCTCGGGAGGGGGCGGGTTCTCCTCCCGGTCCAGCGGCGGTTCCTCACCTTCCAGCTGCGCCTTTTTGGTACGCAGCCGCTTCTTAGCGACCGGCATATCCTTCGCCGGCAGTTGCGCCTCGGTCGCCACCACGACCTCTTTAGCCGTCCCGTCCTGGACGGTTGCGGGGTCCTGCCCTGGCATGGTCACCGTCCCTCCGACCATCAAGGGACGGGTGGGGACGGGATTTGCACCTGCCGGGACCGTGTCGCTCTTCCCCTCCTGCCCGGCCTGCGCAGTCGCGTTGCCGCCGTCATCCGCGGCCACCACGGCCGATGGATTAACGATGATTGGTTGCGCCATGGTGAGTCTCTTACCCGCCGCATCGATGAGCGTACCGGTGATCAGGGTTACCACGCCGGGGGAAGTGCCGGTCCGGTCGAAAGCGACGGTGGCTATGATGCCGCTCCCTTTGAGCCCGCTCGTCCCGACGATCGCGAGGCGGATCGGGTTGCCGGGATTGGCCGCATTCATCATCCCCTGCACCATCTTTCCGATGCTGACCCGCGGATTGACGAGCGTGGCGGAATCGTAGCCGATAGTAAGGTCGAGACCCGCGACGCCGTCCATCTGGTCGCCGCGCAGGACGAAGACGCCGTCGGACGCCGGTGAGGATATGGTGAGGGTCGGCAAGGCGAAGGCAGGAGAAGCCGCAACGGTCACCAGGAGAAAAAGAAGCAGCCAATACCAACGACAGCAAGTCTGCCTGATCATGGTTGACCTCGGTGCTTAGGGAGGGGAATAACCGCCGGAAGGGACCGGTTTACTTTACTGACCCCCTCGGGGGCTGTCAAGCAGGCGGTTCTGAGACGACGGCTGCCGGACAACGGAAAAGGGGTGGCCGCACGGCCACCCCTTTTCTTTACTGCTCGTTGTGTCTGACCTAAAGGGGACAGGCACCTGGCGGAGCCAGTCCCCCGCCTCTTAGGAGGGGAGTTTGCCCATGCTCTTCAGGATGTCCCACCCTTTGAGGAGATCGAGGGCGCGCAGCACCTGCGAGTCGTTCTTGATCATCTCGTCGGTCTTGTAGGGAGCAGGCTTCGCCTTCTTCTCGTCCTGGTCGTCCTTCTTGTCCCCTTCAAAATGGTTCTCCAGATCCTTCTCGCGGATGTGCATCCCTTCCTTCTTCTCGCTGCTGGCAGCCATCTCGACACGCTCGGCGACGATGTCCGGGGTGATCCCCTTGGCCTGGATGGAGCGGCCGCTCGGGGTGAAGTAGCGGGCGGTGGTGAGCCTGAGACCCGAGTTGTCGGAAAGCGGGATGATGGTCTGTACGCTCCCCTTGCCGAAGCTCTGGGTACCCATGATGACCGCGCGCTTGTGGTCCTGCAGGCAGCCGGCCACGATCTCGGAAGCCGAAGCGGAGCCGCTGTTGATCAGCACCACGATCGGGTACTCACTCTGCTTGTGGCTCTTCCTGGAGGTGAAGCGCATCTGGGAGTCCTTCTCGCGCCCCTCGGTGTACACGATCAGCTTCCCTTCGGGGACGAAGTGCTCGCAGACGCGGACCGCCTGATCGAGCAACCCGCCGGGGTCGTTCCTGAGGTCCAGCACCAGGCCCTTGAGCTGCTTCTTGTCGCCCTGCAGGGCCTGCAGCGCCTTCTCGAGATCGTCATCGGTCTTTTCCTGGAACTGTGCGATCCGGACGTAGCCGTAGCCGTCATCGAGGACCTTGTACTTCACGCTCTTGACCTGGATGATGTCGCGCTCCAGGACGAAGTCCTTGGTCTTATCGAACCCTTCACGCATGATGGTCAGGGTGACCTTGGTCCCCTTCACGCCGCGCATCCTCTTCACCGCGTCGGTGATGGTCAGGTCCTTGGTGAACTTGTCATCGATCTTGAGGATCTGGTCGCCCGCCTTGATCCCGGCCCGGAACGCCGGGGTGTCTTCGATCGGGGAGATGACGGTCAGGATACCTTCCTTGACGGTGATCTCGATGCCCAGGCCGCCGAAGGCGCCCTTGGTGTCGATCTTCATCTCCTTGTAGGTTTCGGGGGGCATGAAGGAGCTGTGCGGATCGAGCGAGGTGAGCATGCCGTTGATGGCGCCGTAGACGAGCTTCTTGGTGTCCACTTCTTCGACGTAGCTCTTCTTAACGATGGCGAGTACGTCGGTGAACAGCTCGATGGACTGGTAGTCGTTGCCACCGCCCTGGGCGGCGCATCTGCGTTGCACGCCGAACGCTATGACGAGCGTCAGCAGTGAAACGGTAGTGACAAACAGGGTTGTCTTCTTGAATTTGCTGCCCTTGAACATTTTGCCTCCCTGGATTTTTCTTGCGATACCCTGCTTATCTGAACCAGGGCGACGGATCTACCGGCTTTCCCTGATACCTAATCTCGAAATAGAGCATGGGCCCCTTCGTTGAGTCAACATCGCCCACGCTGGCAAGGACATCGTTTTTGGACACCTTGGAGCCGACCCTTTTAGCTATGGACGAGGCGTGGGCGTAGAGACTGAAGAACCCGTCGCCATGATCGACGATGATCATATTACCATAGCCTTTGAAATAGTCGGCAAAAATCACTTCTCCGTCATAGATCGCATGAATGGCACTGCCGGCGGGGGCTGCCACGGAGATCCCGTTACTGACAGTAAAGGAATCAAATTCGGGGTGCTTATGTCTTCCGAAGCGGTCGACAATGTTGCCGCGCACCGGCAGCGAGAGCCGCCCTTTCTGTGCACCCAGCCCCTGGTTCGGAACCGGGGTGGACTTGGCGGTCACGCCGGGACGGGCCGGTTCGGCTGCCTTGCCGGGACGAGCCTTTGAACTATACGCTTTTCTACTTTTCGCTTCAAGCCTTTGAATCATGCTCTGCAGACGGCTCGCGTTGGCCTGCAGCTCCTTCAGCGAAGCGAGGTAGCTCTGCTTGTCCTGGCGCACCTTGACCAGGTACGTGGCCTTGCGCGTTTTTTCCTGCTCGATCTCGCGTTTCTTCGCCTCGATGGAACGACGCAGCCCCTCTTTCTTGACCGCCTCCTGTTCCAGGCGCTCCTTGAGCCTGCTCAGCCGCTCCAGGTTGTCGTTGTACTGCTGGAACAGCTTCCTGTCGTTTTCGAGGATGCTGCGCATGTAGCGCAGATTCTCGCTCATCTGCGGAAAGGACTCCGAGGAGAAGAAGACGCGCAGGTTGCCGGTATCGCCCCCCTTGTAGAGCGCGGCGACGCGGCGGTTGATCTGCGCCTTCTTGCGCTCGGCCTCCTGCCGCTCGCGCTCGATGTCCTCGTGGGTCTGGTCGATCCCCTTCTCGACACCGGCCAGGTCGCGCCCCAAGGCGGTCAGGCTGGACTGCTTCTCGGCGAGCGACTTCTGGATCTGCACCAGCTCCCCCGAGACCTTGGTCTCCACCTTCTGGGTCTTGGTGATGAGCCGGTTCTTCTCCTTGATCTGCTTCTTGATGTTCTGCAGCTCCTCGTTGGCTCCGGCACGGCAAAGCGTGGGGGTCAGGAGGGCGAGGACGAGCAGGATTGTGGCGGTAAGCTGGCGCATGCTAGACGTTTATGAACCTCTTGAGCGAGGTCGCGCTGCCGACGAAGCCGAGCAGCACCCCTCCCAGGACCACCCCGGCCAGGTGGGTGGCGGGAAGGAAGGAGAGCCCGGCCGACGCCGGGTTGATGCCGAGGAAGTCGCCGGCGTTTTTCAGGAAGGCGAAGTAGCAGCCCAAAAGCGCCAGCAGCGAGATCACCGCTCCCGCGGCTCCCTGCACGATCCCCTCGATCAGGAAGGGGGCCTTGATGAAGAACCGGGTCGCACCTACCAGACCCAGCAGCTCCAGTTCGTCCTTCCTGGCGTAGATGGTGAGTTTGATGGTGTTGGAGACGATGAAGAGCACGGTGATGGTCAAAAAGCTCCCCAACAGCGCACCCATGAGCCGGAACAGGTTCATGAACGAGTTGAAGCGCTTCACCCACTCCTCGCCGTACTGCACCTCGGTGATCCCCTGGATCTGCTTCAGCTTCTTGACGTAGGCGGCCACCGCGTCGGTGTCGCGGTGACTGCGGTCGAGTTTGATCTCCAGTGAGGCAGGGAGCACCTCAGGCCTGATCCCCTCCAGAAGCGATTCCTGCCCCTTCAGGCGGCTCCTCAACCGCTTCTCGGCCTCGGCCTGCCCCACGAAGACGACCTTCGAGGTTCCCGGGATGGCCTGCACCCTCCCCTTCAGCGCGGCTACCGCGAGCGGCGCCGGTTCCTGGTCGAAATAGGCGGTCACCTGCACCTTGTCGCTCCACCCGTTCGCCATCCCTTCCAGGTTCACGTAGACCAGCAGAAACAGCGAGGCGATCAAAAGCGCCAACGCGATGGTCCCGACGGTGACGGCACTGACGAAGACGTTCTGCCGCAGGTTGGCAAAGGCGCGGCTGGTGAAATAGGAGAACCTGCCGAAGAAACCTTCCTGCTCGAGCTTGGGGCGGACCGCTCCCTTGTTAGCCTTGGACATCGGTCACCTCCTCAAGGGGACAGGCACCTGCGGAGCCAGTCCCCCCTCCGACCAGAAAACC
It encodes the following:
- the gabD gene encoding NADP-dependent succinate-semialdehyde dehydrogenase; its protein translation is MLKLKDKGLFHQLCFINGAWTGADSGETVDVMNPATGEKLGTVPKMGGAEARRAIEAAHAALPSWRARTAQERSVIIRRWADLLLEHQDDLAVLMTAEQGKPLAEARGETVYAASFLEWFAEEGKRVYGDVIPSDQAGKRIVVLKEPVGVCAAITPWNFPSAMITRKVGPALAAGCTIVVKPATATPYSALALAVLAQRAGVPEGVFSVVTGSAAAIGGEMTGNPLVRKLTFTGSTEVGKKLMAQCAGTVKKVSLELGGNAPFIVFDDADLDAAVEGALISKYRNTGQTCVCTNRFLVQEGIYDRFAEKLAQSVAQLKVGDGLKGETQQGPLIDMAAVEKVEEHIGDALSKGARVVTGGNRHALGGCFFEPTVLAGVTPEMHIAREETFGPVAPLFRFSTEEEAVRLANDTEFGLCAYFYSRDVTRVWRVAEAIESGIIGINTGLISTVVAPFGGIKESGIGREGSRYGIEEFLEIKYLCIGGIR
- the ftsX gene encoding permease-like cell division protein FtsX, which produces MSKANKGAVRPKLEQEGFFGRFSYFTSRAFANLRQNVFVSAVTVGTIALALLIASLFLLVYVNLEGMANGWSDKVQVTAYFDQEPAPLAVAALKGRVQAIPGTSKVVFVGQAEAEKRLRSRLKGQESLLEGIRPEVLPASLEIKLDRSHRDTDAVAAYVKKLKQIQGITEVQYGEEWVKRFNSFMNLFRLMGALLGSFLTITVLFIVSNTIKLTIYARKDELELLGLVGATRFFIKAPFLIEGIVQGAAGAVISLLALLGCYFAFLKNAGDFLGINPASAGLSFLPATHLAGVVLGGVLLGFVGSATSLKRFINV
- a CDS encoding S41 family peptidase, whose amino-acid sequence is MFKGSKFKKTTLFVTTVSLLTLVIAFGVQRRCAAQGGGNDYQSIELFTDVLAIVKKSYVEEVDTKKLVYGAINGMLTSLDPHSSFMPPETYKEMKIDTKGAFGGLGIEITVKEGILTVISPIEDTPAFRAGIKAGDQILKIDDKFTKDLTITDAVKRMRGVKGTKVTLTIMREGFDKTKDFVLERDIIQVKSVKYKVLDDGYGYVRIAQFQEKTDDDLEKALQALQGDKKQLKGLVLDLRNDPGGLLDQAVRVCEHFVPEGKLIVYTEGREKDSQMRFTSRKSHKQSEYPIVVLINSGSASASEIVAGCLQDHKRAVIMGTQSFGKGSVQTIIPLSDNSGLRLTTARYFTPSGRSIQAKGITPDIVAERVEMAASSEKKEGMHIREKDLENHFEGDKKDDQDEKKAKPAPYKTDEMIKNDSQVLRALDLLKGWDILKSMGKLPS
- a CDS encoding murein hydrolase activator EnvC family protein — translated: MRQLTATILLVLALLTPTLCRAGANEELQNIKKQIKEKNRLITKTQKVETKVSGELVQIQKSLAEKQSSLTALGRDLAGVEKGIDQTHEDIERERQEAERKKAQINRRVAALYKGGDTGNLRVFFSSESFPQMSENLRYMRSILENDRKLFQQYNDNLERLSRLKERLEQEAVKKEGLRRSIEAKKREIEQEKTRKATYLVKVRQDKQSYLASLKELQANASRLQSMIQRLEAKSRKAYSSKARPGKAAEPARPGVTAKSTPVPNQGLGAQKGRLSLPVRGNIVDRFGRHKHPEFDSFTVSNGISVAAPAGSAIHAIYDGEVIFADYFKGYGNMIIVDHGDGFFSLYAHASSIAKRVGSKVSKNDVLASVGDVDSTKGPMLYFEIRYQGKPVDPSPWFR
- the fdhD gene encoding formate dehydrogenase accessory sulfurtransferase FdhD encodes the protein MTQVTTYNDGKVLRGEVDVVREFPLVLRVNDRELVTLVASPHDLRFLVAGFLRLQGFVSHLDDFLVLSVCNDYGIANVRIKGEIPKELKPVLTSGCGTGITFSLPEAAGVRVGGTREQVSVPAIFELMKQLALHSTSYKSHGGVHSAAIGALDGTLVLHAEDLGRHNTIDRLAGEALLKGIPLAGTILATSGRVSAEMAAKAALLGIAVIVSRTSPTDMAIRICDQAGITLVGYLRGTRFTAYTHPQYILFP
- a CDS encoding cohesin domain-containing protein, producing the protein MIRQTCCRWYWLLLFLLVTVAASPAFALPTLTISSPASDGVFVLRGDQMDGVAGLDLTIGYDSATLVNPRVSIGKMVQGMMNAANPGNPIRLAIVGTSGLKGSGIIATVAFDRTGTSPGVVTLITGTLIDAAGKRLTMAQPIIVNPSAVVAADDGGNATAQAGQEGKSDTVPAGANPVPTRPLMVGGTVTMPGQDPATVQDGTAKEVVVATEAQLPAKDMPVAKKRLRTKKAQLEGEEPPLDREENPPPPEQEAPVRPETPAPPPQVTSPVVIASVLDRFKSFQGERTPANLIALFTQDAPAGYRQIPPIAFADGKSTVTLVITMVTGEATPSFTFSGCTYVSHRRTEAGWEIQARPKRDVVKADVAMLYSGLRQEFPLTVAPKVVLVPGKRPVKEADFMRFLKERGTAARPRFDLNKDGRRDYVDDYIYAANYLVRTVLQAP